Proteins found in one Amycolatopsis aidingensis genomic segment:
- a CDS encoding WXG100 family type VII secretion target has product MTAAEDRVGDAIIEPLEPPSDVHLADTSDAMIDQLAGFRNAMTGPLGELYRRWAGHPCRGQDWNAIQLPYGEGDQERNLLRQLRGFGFGHLWGAGGRAGNLGAAAEAAKRVDAQVKQALGAAWSGTAAEVAREKLDQFDRALEEYAGYVTGLGEALRRLWSTIRPPLVDLAKVPEGGSAKEFLSRHDPDDCPGQNMFIDRLTDAMNWGRHGVGSSRVADNQGVGTGPIAPRDLRGTPGLVDLDTGYDSKWADMFCREMDAFAQGYANAMGQYRGAIEAAYRAAQEGLRAFADVLNVPTDPFGSLRLGAEGAADHAPTVQPPPGGTGSGTPSPAGPAPGAHRAEPGPVPEPERPRPEPVPDGPDVDQAEPRAPDQPATVTIRHGEREITLTAPGAEGTLRLTIDDGSGRPKEYALDFGEDRTGPAAAADQPPPGPPEAAPPQRLAVQEQPVPEETVPEETDAADPEPVHPAGPDGRITITDGPLTLTVEHPDGQADATTVTVDDGTGEPTTYTLEADSGQQTTTPQAVTGMGAIAAGLPTGEAPAAADDSAFSGDGVEAGIAPPRQGQQPGGAGLGTAPGGMPAAEAGPVGGGIGAGIGEPERTRDTGRAEGDLFEVGADGNRISGTLDGGENPATDARSASRWSTD; this is encoded by the coding sequence ATGACGGCCGCGGAAGACCGCGTCGGAGACGCGATCATCGAGCCGCTCGAGCCACCGTCCGATGTGCACCTCGCGGACACCTCGGACGCGATGATCGACCAGCTCGCCGGTTTCCGGAACGCGATGACCGGGCCGCTCGGCGAGCTGTATCGGCGCTGGGCCGGGCATCCGTGCCGGGGTCAGGACTGGAACGCGATCCAGCTGCCGTACGGCGAGGGCGACCAGGAGCGGAACCTGCTGCGGCAGCTGCGGGGTTTCGGCTTCGGTCACCTTTGGGGCGCGGGCGGCAGGGCCGGCAATCTCGGCGCCGCCGCCGAGGCGGCGAAACGGGTGGACGCGCAGGTCAAGCAGGCACTCGGTGCCGCATGGAGCGGTACGGCGGCCGAGGTCGCCAGGGAGAAACTGGACCAGTTCGACCGTGCGCTCGAGGAGTACGCGGGCTACGTCACCGGCCTCGGCGAGGCGCTGCGGCGTCTGTGGTCCACCATCCGGCCACCCCTGGTGGACCTGGCCAAGGTGCCCGAGGGTGGCAGCGCGAAAGAGTTCCTCTCCCGGCACGACCCGGACGACTGCCCCGGGCAGAACATGTTCATCGACCGGCTCACCGACGCGATGAACTGGGGCAGGCACGGTGTCGGCTCATCGAGGGTGGCGGACAACCAAGGGGTAGGCACCGGGCCGATCGCCCCGCGGGATCTGCGCGGCACCCCGGGGCTGGTCGACCTGGACACCGGCTACGACTCCAAATGGGCCGACATGTTCTGCCGCGAGATGGACGCGTTCGCCCAGGGCTACGCGAACGCGATGGGCCAGTACCGCGGCGCGATCGAGGCCGCGTACCGCGCCGCGCAGGAAGGGCTGCGCGCGTTCGCGGACGTGCTGAACGTTCCGACCGATCCCTTCGGCTCGCTCCGGCTTGGCGCCGAAGGCGCGGCAGACCACGCCCCCACCGTGCAGCCCCCACCCGGCGGCACCGGCTCGGGCACACCATCCCCTGCCGGTCCCGCGCCCGGTGCGCATCGCGCCGAACCAGGCCCGGTACCGGAACCGGAACGGCCCCGACCCGAGCCCGTGCCGGACGGACCGGACGTGGACCAGGCCGAGCCGCGCGCTCCGGACCAGCCGGCCACCGTCACGATCAGGCACGGCGAGCGCGAGATCACGCTGACCGCTCCGGGGGCCGAAGGCACCCTGCGGCTGACCATTGACGACGGCTCTGGTCGGCCGAAAGAGTACGCACTCGACTTCGGCGAGGACCGCACCGGCCCCGCCGCGGCCGCCGACCAGCCGCCGCCGGGGCCGCCCGAGGCCGCCCCGCCCCAGCGGCTCGCAGTCCAGGAACAGCCGGTGCCGGAAGAAACGGTGCCGGAAGAGACGGACGCGGCGGACCCCGAGCCGGTACACCCGGCCGGGCCGGACGGGCGGATCACGATCACGGACGGGCCACTGACCCTCACCGTGGAACACCCGGACGGGCAGGCGGACGCCACCACCGTGACGGTGGACGACGGCACCGGCGAACCCACCACCTACACCCTGGAGGCGGACTCCGGGCAGCAGACCACCACGCCACAGGCGGTCACCGGCATGGGCGCGATCGCCGCCGGGCTGCCCACCGGCGAGGCACCGGCGGCAGCTGACGATTCGGCATTCTCCGGTGACGGCGTGGAAGCCGGTATCGCTCCACCACGCCAGGGCCAGCAGCCCGGCGGCGCCGGCCTCGGCACGGCACCCGGCGGCATGCCCGCCGCGGAGGCGGGCCCGGTCGGCGGCGGGATCGGTGCCGGGATAGGCGAGCCAGAACGCACCCGGGATACCGGCCGGGCCGAGGGCGATCTGTTCGAGGTCGGTGCCGACGGCAACCGCATCAGCGGCACGCTGGACGGTGGCGAGAACCCGGCCACGGACGCCCGGTCCGCGAGCCGCTGGAGCACTGACTGA
- a CDS encoding WXG100 family type VII secretion target, whose protein sequence is MAKTWEEVKAICDDPGVSPEAKQALLSSWMLTEEAGDAPEEVGRYYDAFGAYPMLARNDVDEVYNDAKQEADQASYNEREQGKLVDDGKADLERAQPPTPSGGGTETSDELFDAAEPALRVFRNFGPLLGMLPGDCVGRTRPLDFGSDIQKRFDEQRGISFAEFMADAERFGKGAATVDTTMQDTAAQLNTLFQNWSGDAANAAYDHYTEKIDPKAKQLSTYLTDAEEATKVAAEAVYRLCKGKADSVMQLDTTLVGRADRPMAEKVIKLANGEAAGKEEMADVAGWMDVNFGTNMTEKLNDDGCCDDDEIIEEGKKLAKQWIQNQFNPDMWDRLYKGFETICDDTKELVNNAYDQLDGVMSDIENEFQGMGEQQPFQPPPPGPGPGDSGGGGNGGGGGGIGGGGGPGGGIGAGGGGGTTPSVSEPPETGQTDPGTNPVTGKPLEVDPETGKPYPIDPETGEAIKDAGDDQDNVTVEQGDHKISMEEPDDKGRMGISVDDGSGTPKEYKLDFGTGPEGEPGAGAEPGEFGPEGSGTGDGTGGEQVYRPGPDGKIHIEDGNLKITAEQPEGPDGPTMITIDDGSGEPTVYTLGEESEEPGPDGELKPDEIRGGPEPLRGEDIRARTDGPPPGGEGTGVPGGDGASMGGGTPVAAGPAEANVDADLAGASGGSGGSAGVPAGGEPSTGDAAGTEPQAVGGGVAAGAVSGGGGVSALGGGLDESSAMNAGAQSGASAQPAGAGAGLGSAPGGLGESPAAASSGQSSAMGGAGMGMMGGGMGGAGGQGGDQERGGNQYRIDGGIFETSGGGGRISGSLDEDGDRSIRFDR, encoded by the coding sequence ATGGCCAAGACCTGGGAGGAAGTCAAGGCCATCTGCGACGACCCCGGTGTCTCGCCCGAGGCCAAGCAGGCGCTGCTGTCCTCGTGGATGCTCACCGAGGAGGCCGGGGACGCGCCGGAGGAGGTGGGCAGGTACTACGACGCGTTCGGTGCCTACCCGATGCTCGCGCGCAACGACGTCGACGAGGTCTACAACGACGCCAAGCAGGAGGCCGATCAGGCCAGCTACAACGAGCGCGAGCAGGGCAAACTCGTCGATGACGGCAAGGCCGACCTGGAGCGGGCGCAGCCACCGACGCCCAGTGGAGGCGGCACCGAGACCTCCGACGAGCTGTTCGACGCGGCTGAGCCCGCGCTGCGGGTGTTCCGCAACTTCGGTCCGCTGCTGGGGATGCTGCCCGGTGACTGCGTCGGCCGCACCCGGCCGCTGGATTTCGGCAGCGACATCCAGAAGCGGTTCGACGAACAGCGCGGGATCAGTTTCGCCGAGTTCATGGCCGATGCGGAGCGGTTCGGCAAGGGGGCAGCGACGGTCGACACGACCATGCAGGACACCGCGGCCCAGTTGAACACGCTGTTCCAGAACTGGTCGGGGGACGCGGCCAATGCCGCCTACGACCACTACACCGAGAAGATCGACCCGAAGGCCAAGCAGCTCAGCACCTACCTGACCGACGCCGAGGAGGCGACCAAGGTCGCCGCCGAGGCGGTGTACCGGCTGTGCAAGGGCAAGGCCGACTCGGTCATGCAGCTCGACACCACGCTGGTCGGCCGGGCGGACCGGCCGATGGCCGAGAAGGTCATCAAGCTGGCCAACGGCGAGGCGGCCGGCAAGGAGGAGATGGCCGACGTCGCGGGCTGGATGGACGTCAACTTCGGCACCAACATGACCGAGAAGCTGAACGACGACGGCTGCTGCGATGACGACGAGATCATCGAGGAGGGCAAGAAGCTCGCCAAGCAGTGGATCCAGAACCAGTTCAACCCGGACATGTGGGATCGGCTGTACAAGGGTTTCGAGACGATCTGCGATGACACCAAGGAGCTGGTGAACAACGCCTACGACCAGCTCGATGGCGTCATGAGCGATATCGAGAACGAGTTCCAGGGCATGGGGGAACAGCAGCCGTTCCAGCCGCCACCGCCGGGTCCCGGTCCTGGCGACAGCGGGGGCGGCGGCAACGGCGGTGGTGGCGGTGGCATTGGTGGTGGCGGTGGCCCGGGCGGCGGGATCGGCGCCGGCGGTGGTGGCGGCACCACGCCTTCGGTCAGCGAGCCGCCGGAGACCGGGCAGACCGACCCGGGCACCAACCCGGTCACCGGTAAACCGCTGGAGGTCGATCCGGAGACCGGCAAGCCGTACCCGATCGACCCGGAGACCGGGGAGGCGATCAAGGACGCCGGGGACGACCAGGACAACGTCACCGTGGAGCAGGGCGACCACAAGATCTCCATGGAGGAGCCCGACGACAAGGGTCGGATGGGTATCTCGGTGGACGACGGCTCCGGTACGCCCAAGGAGTACAAGCTCGACTTCGGCACCGGCCCCGAGGGTGAGCCCGGTGCCGGCGCCGAACCCGGGGAGTTCGGTCCGGAGGGCAGTGGCACCGGTGACGGGACCGGCGGCGAGCAGGTCTACCGGCCGGGCCCGGACGGCAAGATCCACATCGAGGACGGCAACCTCAAGATCACCGCGGAGCAGCCGGAAGGGCCCGACGGGCCGACCATGATCACGATCGATGACGGCTCCGGCGAGCCGACGGTGTACACGCTGGGCGAGGAGTCCGAGGAGCCCGGGCCGGACGGGGAGCTCAAGCCCGACGAGATCAGGGGCGGCCCCGAGCCGTTGCGTGGTGAGGACATCCGGGCCAGGACGGACGGCCCGCCGCCGGGTGGCGAGGGCACGGGCGTGCCCGGCGGGGACGGCGCGAGCATGGGTGGCGGCACCCCGGTCGCCGCTGGTCCGGCCGAGGCGAATGTCGACGCGGACCTGGCCGGGGCCTCCGGTGGATCCGGTGGCTCGGCCGGGGTTCCCGCCGGTGGCGAGCCCAGCACCGGCGACGCCGCGGGGACCGAGCCGCAGGCCGTCGGCGGTGGTGTGGCCGCCGGGGCCGTGTCCGGCGGTGGCGGGGTCTCGGCACTGGGTGGTGGCCTGGACGAGTCGTCCGCGATGAATGCTGGCGCACAGAGCGGCGCGTCCGCGCAGCCCGCGGGGGCGGGTGCCGGGCTCGGGTCCGCGCCGGGCGGTCTCGGCGAGTCGCCGGCCGCCGCCTCGAGCGGGCAGTCCAGTGCCATGGGCGGCGCCGGCATGGGCATGATGGGTGGCGGTATGGGCGGCGCCGGCGGTCAGGGCGGCGACCAGGAGCGCGGTGGGAACCAGTACCGCATCGACGGTGGCATCTTCGAGACGAGCGGTGGGGGTGGCCGGATCAGTGGGTCGCTGGACGAGGACGGCGACCGTTCGATCCGGTTCGACCGGTGA
- the glmM gene encoding phosphoglucosamine mutase produces MARLFGTDGVRGLANAELTPELAMSVAASAAQVLAAHDRSHRPVAVVGRDPRASGEMLEAAVAAGLASAGADVRLLGVMPTPAVAHLVGALEADLGVMISASHNPMPDNGIKLFGSGGHKLPDGIEDEIEAALGDVATRPTGAEIGRVSHAPEALDYYLDHLRTASPQPLDGLRIVVDCANGAAATAAPEVYRRAGAEVIAVYAEPDGVNINDRCGSTHPEALCAAVLEHRADVGIAHDGDADRCLAVDADGKLVDGDQIMAVLAIAMAEAGELAGDTLVTTVMSNLGLHLAMREHGVNLRTTAVGDRYVLAELRAGGYSLGGEQSGHVVLPGHATTGDGLLTALRLMGRMAATGKPLAELAGVMRRLPQVLVNVRVADKAAVAASQSVREAVDAVTSELGEEGRVLLRPSGTEQLVRVMVEAPAEQTAQAAADRLAGVVSAAS; encoded by the coding sequence ATGGCTCGCCTTTTCGGTACCGATGGGGTACGGGGTCTCGCCAACGCCGAGCTCACGCCGGAACTTGCGATGTCCGTGGCCGCCAGTGCCGCCCAGGTGCTTGCGGCTCACGACCGGTCACACCGCCCGGTTGCGGTCGTCGGCCGGGACCCGCGGGCCAGTGGTGAAATGTTGGAAGCCGCCGTGGCTGCGGGTTTGGCTTCGGCCGGGGCCGATGTGCGGCTACTCGGAGTGATGCCGACACCAGCAGTGGCTCACCTGGTCGGCGCCCTAGAGGCCGATCTAGGTGTGATGATCTCCGCATCGCACAACCCAATGCCGGATAACGGCATCAAGCTGTTCGGTTCGGGCGGGCACAAGTTGCCGGACGGGATCGAGGACGAGATCGAGGCCGCGCTCGGTGACGTCGCTACACGGCCCACTGGTGCCGAGATCGGCCGCGTCTCCCACGCCCCGGAAGCCCTCGACTACTACCTCGACCACCTGCGCACCGCGAGCCCGCAGCCGCTGGACGGGTTGCGCATCGTGGTGGACTGCGCCAACGGGGCGGCTGCCACCGCAGCCCCCGAGGTCTATCGGCGAGCGGGTGCCGAGGTGATCGCGGTGTACGCGGAGCCTGACGGGGTGAACATCAACGACCGGTGCGGTTCCACCCATCCGGAGGCACTCTGTGCGGCGGTGCTCGAGCACCGCGCCGACGTGGGCATCGCGCATGACGGCGATGCCGACCGCTGCTTGGCCGTCGACGCGGACGGCAAGCTGGTGGATGGCGACCAGATCATGGCGGTGCTCGCCATCGCCATGGCCGAAGCGGGCGAGTTGGCTGGCGACACTCTGGTCACCACGGTGATGAGCAATCTCGGGCTGCACCTCGCCATGCGTGAGCACGGGGTGAACCTGCGCACCACGGCTGTCGGTGACCGATACGTGCTCGCGGAGCTGCGGGCCGGCGGCTACTCGCTCGGTGGCGAGCAGTCCGGGCATGTGGTGCTGCCTGGTCACGCCACCACGGGCGATGGCCTGCTTACCGCGTTGCGGCTGATGGGCCGGATGGCCGCCACCGGAAAGCCGCTCGCGGAGCTCGCCGGCGTGATGCGCCGGTTGCCGCAGGTGCTGGTCAACGTCCGTGTCGCGGACAAGGCGGCGGTGGCGGCATCGCAGTCGGTGCGCGAGGCCGTCGACGCCGTGACTTCCGAGCTCGGAGAGGAAGGGCGGGTGTTGCTGCGCCCGTCAGGCACTGAGCAGCTGGTGCGGGTCATGGTGGAGGCACCCGCCGAGCAGACTGCCCAGGCCGCTGCCGACCGTCTCGCCGGAGTGGTCTCGGCCGCCTCCTGA
- the glmS gene encoding glutamine--fructose-6-phosphate transaminase (isomerizing): MCGIVGYVGHRQALDVILGGLRRMEYRGYDSAGVAVLDGAGSLTVERKAGRLANLETQLDSLGRSGFTGTAGMGHTRWATHGPPVDRNSHPHRDAAEQVAVVHNGIIENFATLRAELEQAGVELNSDTDTETAAHLIAYAYAAGPTAGDLPASVRSVCRRLEGAFTLVVTHAEQPDLIVAARRSSPLVVGVGTGETFVASDVAAFIEHTREAVELGQDQLVVITRAGYEVIDFDGEPAQGKPFTVDWDLSAAEKGGHDYFMLKEIEEQPDALANTLRGHFDGGRVTLDEQRLSDQDLRDVDKVFVVACGSAYHSGLVAKYAIEHWTRLPVEVELASEFRYRDPVLDRDTLVVAVSQSGETADTLEAVRHAREQKARVLAVCNTNGAQIPRESDAVLYTHAGPEIGVASTKAFLAQIAANYLVGLALAQARGTKYPDEVAREFAELEAMPTAVQKVLATVDQVRSLGQRISDSKAVLFLGRHVGYPVALEGALKLKELAYMHAEGFAAGELKHGPIALIEDQLPVVVVMPSPKGRAVLHAKLVSNISEIQARGARTIVIAEEGDETVRPFADELVETPAVPTLLQPLVSTVPLQVLAAEIARSRGYDVDKPRNLAKSVTVE, encoded by the coding sequence GTGTGCGGAATCGTGGGATACGTCGGCCACCGGCAGGCGCTGGACGTGATACTCGGCGGGCTGCGACGCATGGAGTACCGCGGCTACGACTCAGCCGGCGTGGCCGTGCTCGATGGCGCCGGCTCCCTGACCGTCGAGCGCAAGGCTGGTCGCCTGGCGAACCTCGAGACCCAACTCGACTCCCTCGGCCGGAGCGGTTTCACCGGCACCGCGGGCATGGGGCACACCCGATGGGCCACCCACGGTCCGCCGGTCGACCGCAACTCGCACCCGCACCGCGATGCCGCTGAGCAGGTCGCCGTCGTGCACAACGGCATCATCGAGAATTTCGCGACGCTGCGTGCAGAGCTGGAGCAGGCGGGCGTCGAGTTGAACAGCGACACCGACACCGAGACCGCCGCGCACCTGATCGCCTACGCCTACGCTGCCGGGCCCACCGCGGGTGATCTGCCTGCGAGCGTGCGTTCGGTGTGCCGCCGCCTGGAGGGCGCGTTCACGCTGGTCGTGACGCACGCCGAGCAGCCGGACCTGATCGTCGCGGCCCGGCGGTCGTCACCGCTGGTGGTCGGCGTGGGCACGGGCGAGACCTTCGTCGCCTCCGACGTCGCCGCGTTCATCGAGCACACCCGGGAAGCGGTCGAGCTGGGACAGGACCAGCTGGTCGTGATCACCCGTGCGGGTTACGAGGTCATCGATTTCGACGGTGAGCCCGCGCAGGGCAAGCCGTTCACCGTCGACTGGGATCTCTCGGCCGCGGAAAAAGGTGGCCACGACTATTTCATGCTCAAGGAGATCGAGGAACAGCCCGACGCGTTGGCCAACACGCTGCGCGGTCATTTCGACGGCGGCCGCGTCACCCTCGACGAGCAGCGCCTTTCCGACCAGGACCTGCGTGACGTCGACAAGGTCTTCGTCGTCGCCTGCGGCTCGGCCTACCACTCCGGGCTGGTGGCGAAGTACGCCATCGAGCACTGGACCAGGCTGCCGGTCGAGGTCGAGCTGGCCAGCGAGTTTCGTTACCGCGACCCGGTTCTCGACCGGGACACCCTGGTGGTCGCGGTCTCCCAGTCCGGCGAGACGGCCGACACCCTGGAAGCGGTGCGGCACGCGCGGGAGCAGAAAGCCCGGGTGCTCGCCGTCTGCAATACCAACGGCGCGCAGATCCCCCGCGAGTCCGACGCCGTGCTCTATACCCACGCCGGTCCCGAGATCGGGGTGGCTTCGACGAAGGCGTTCCTCGCGCAGATCGCCGCCAACTACCTGGTGGGGCTGGCGCTTGCGCAGGCCCGCGGTACGAAGTACCCGGATGAGGTCGCCAGAGAGTTCGCCGAGCTCGAGGCCATGCCGACCGCCGTGCAGAAGGTGCTGGCCACTGTGGACCAGGTCCGCTCACTTGGGCAGCGGATCTCCGATTCCAAGGCCGTGCTGTTCCTCGGCAGGCACGTCGGATACCCCGTCGCCCTGGAAGGCGCGCTCAAGCTGAAGGAACTCGCCTACATGCACGCCGAGGGCTTCGCGGCAGGCGAGTTGAAGCACGGTCCGATCGCGTTGATCGAGGACCAGCTCCCAGTCGTTGTGGTGATGCCGTCCCCCAAGGGACGCGCAGTACTGCACGCCAAACTCGTGTCCAACATCAGCGAGATCCAGGCCCGCGGCGCGCGCACGATCGTGATCGCCGAGGAGGGCGACGAGACCGTGCGACCGTTTGCCGACGAGCTCGTGGAGACACCGGCGGTCCCGACCCTGTTGCAGCCGCTGGTGTCCACGGTTCCGCTGCAGGTACTCGCGGCCGAGATCGCGCGCAGTCGCGGGTACGACGTGGATAAGCCACGTAACCTGGCGAAGTCCGTGACGGTCGAATGA
- a CDS encoding acyl carrier protein: MATDEAAGGGPHLTELKRLVCDSFLIDPDLLDATTPLTDVGIDSKKRVQLLATLEIHYEVRIDLEERERMQDLTGVAEVLAEALRGKPTSESG, from the coding sequence ATGGCAACGGACGAGGCGGCCGGTGGCGGGCCGCACCTGACCGAGCTCAAGCGGCTCGTGTGCGACTCCTTCCTGATCGATCCCGACCTGCTGGACGCCACCACCCCGCTCACCGACGTGGGAATCGACTCCAAGAAACGGGTGCAGCTGCTGGCCACCCTGGAGATCCACTACGAGGTCCGGATCGATCTCGAGGAACGCGAGCGGATGCAGGACCTCACCGGCGTCGCCGAGGTGCTCGCGGAGGCCCTTCGAGGCAAACCCACCTCGGAAAGCGGCTGA
- a CDS encoding dienelactone hydrolase family protein, with protein MASKPKRILEELSHPGPHDVLRGDLALVGLPGVVYTPRAGLNLPGIAFGHGWLQPPGLYRGLLRHLASWGVVAAAPATERGPLPSHRQLAADLRTTLEVTTGVRLGPSGISVDPRRLGLAGHSVGGGAAVLAAATEGAPQVKAVATFAAAQTIPSATGAARRIEAPGLHLAAAEDLVAPAAGNAEAITKAWRGPAQLRTLPKSSHLALAEGAHWSRLFLHGKPHRPTQRLVRALFTAFFLTHLTSTDDYRPLLEADLKQAPITLDSEQEEQAGTKLTAGA; from the coding sequence ATGGCCAGCAAGCCCAAGCGGATCCTCGAGGAGCTGTCCCACCCAGGGCCGCACGACGTGCTACGCGGCGACCTTGCGCTGGTCGGGCTCCCCGGGGTGGTGTACACGCCACGCGCCGGCCTGAACCTGCCCGGCATCGCGTTCGGTCACGGTTGGCTGCAGCCGCCGGGTCTCTACCGCGGGCTGCTCCGCCACCTGGCGAGCTGGGGGGTGGTCGCCGCCGCCCCCGCCACCGAACGCGGTCCCCTGCCCTCGCACCGGCAACTCGCCGCGGATCTGCGCACCACCCTCGAAGTGACCACCGGGGTCCGGCTCGGACCGTCCGGCATCAGCGTCGACCCCCGGCGGCTCGGCCTGGCCGGGCATTCCGTCGGCGGCGGGGCCGCGGTACTCGCCGCGGCGACCGAGGGCGCACCGCAAGTCAAGGCCGTGGCCACCTTCGCAGCGGCGCAGACGATCCCGTCCGCAACCGGGGCGGCCCGCCGCATCGAAGCGCCCGGCCTGCACCTCGCCGCGGCGGAGGACCTGGTCGCCCCGGCCGCGGGCAACGCGGAAGCGATCACCAAAGCCTGGCGCGGGCCGGCGCAGCTGCGGACGCTGCCGAAGTCCTCCCACCTCGCCCTCGCCGAGGGCGCACACTGGAGCAGGCTGTTCCTGCACGGTAAACCGCACCGGCCCACCCAGCGGCTGGTCCGGGCCCTGTTCACCGCGTTCTTCCTGACCCACCTCACCAGCACGGACGACTACCGGCCGCTGCTGGAAGCAGACCTGAAGCAGGCCCCGATCACGCTGGACAGCGAGCAGGAGGAGCAGGCTGGCACCAAGCTCACCGCCGGTGCCTGA
- a CDS encoding type VII secretion target — protein MAGPGKGYKSDADAMEAASTKITELAEDLSEDNKELGQTKVSAEGFGQVHGEHAQPYTKGVQTLDAAVKGLGTTLTGFASQISGAGQAYTAGDEQRRDEISQAGRQ, from the coding sequence GTGGCCGGACCGGGGAAGGGTTACAAGAGCGACGCCGATGCGATGGAGGCGGCGTCCACGAAGATCACTGAGCTGGCCGAGGACCTGTCCGAGGACAACAAGGAACTGGGGCAGACGAAGGTGAGCGCGGAAGGCTTCGGGCAGGTACACGGGGAGCATGCCCAGCCTTACACCAAAGGGGTACAGACGCTGGATGCCGCGGTGAAGGGCCTCGGCACCACGCTCACCGGCTTCGCGAGCCAGATCAGCGGCGCGGGCCAGGCCTACACCGCCGGTGACGAGCAGCGGCGCGACGAGATCAGCCAGGCCGGGAGGCAGTAA
- a CDS encoding fatty acyl-AMP ligase, whose amino-acid sequence MEQVSARWRSLTGHLLARGDSAQPAFTFVDRDRTAHTLRWSELASRVGALSARLRPMTGPGDRVAVLARQDLGYVIGFLAALHAGLVAVPLTAPQSQAQRTRLVAALRDCTPAVWLTTEADLPRLREFAEAQPVPAPACILPVDAATATGEVAPAVRLDPASPAYLQYTSGSTREPAAAVISHGALLASVDQVATAYQAGPATTCVGWIPFSHDMGLIQLLCLPLYTGARSVFMEPLDFVRAPRRWLELLSEYPEVFTAAPNFAFDYAVDTVPEAARTGLDLSGVRVALNGSEPIRPATIAAFAEAYRPYGFRPEAHRPSYGLAEATVYVSSAGPEGPTVTAFDRARLADGQALPAVSTGQAGELVSVGRPVGQLVRIVHPENHRLEPDGTVGEIWVHGPHLASGYWRQPERSAETFRARIADAPAGLPDHGWLRTGDLGLVYDGQLYVTGRRKDLIIVDGSNHYPQDIEGTVAGADPAIRRDRVAAFGITDEAGEGVMVVAEYDRDTGEVALDPDRIGRSVRRAVTEQHDIVLREFLLVAPGEVPRTSSGKVARAAARARFWPAR is encoded by the coding sequence ATGGAGCAGGTATCGGCCCGGTGGCGGTCGTTGACCGGTCACCTGCTGGCGCGGGGCGACTCGGCGCAACCGGCTTTCACCTTTGTCGATCGGGACCGGACGGCGCACACCCTGCGCTGGTCCGAGCTGGCGAGCAGGGTCGGGGCATTGTCCGCGCGGCTACGCCCGATGACCGGCCCAGGGGACCGGGTCGCCGTGCTCGCCAGGCAGGACCTCGGCTATGTCATCGGTTTCCTCGCCGCGTTGCACGCCGGGCTGGTGGCGGTGCCGCTGACCGCGCCGCAGTCGCAGGCGCAGCGCACGCGGCTGGTCGCCGCCCTGCGTGACTGCACACCGGCGGTGTGGCTGACCACCGAGGCCGACCTGCCGAGGCTGCGCGAGTTCGCCGAGGCGCAACCGGTGCCCGCACCCGCGTGCATCCTTCCCGTCGACGCCGCCACAGCCACCGGCGAAGTGGCCCCGGCCGTCCGCCTCGACCCGGCAAGCCCTGCCTACCTGCAGTACACCTCGGGCTCAACCAGGGAACCCGCCGCGGCCGTGATCAGCCACGGTGCGCTGCTCGCCAGCGTGGACCAGGTCGCCACCGCCTACCAGGCAGGCCCGGCCACCACCTGCGTGGGCTGGATCCCGTTCTCCCACGACATGGGGCTGATCCAGCTGCTGTGCCTGCCGCTGTACACCGGGGCGCGGTCGGTGTTCATGGAACCCCTGGATTTCGTGCGCGCCCCGCGCCGGTGGCTGGAGCTGCTGTCGGAGTATCCCGAGGTGTTCACCGCCGCGCCCAACTTCGCGTTCGACTACGCGGTGGACACCGTGCCGGAGGCCGCCCGAACCGGCCTCGACCTCTCCGGGGTACGGGTGGCCCTGAACGGCAGCGAACCGATCCGGCCCGCGACGATCGCCGCGTTCGCCGAGGCGTACCGGCCGTACGGGTTCCGCCCCGAGGCGCACCGGCCGTCCTACGGGCTGGCCGAGGCCACGGTCTACGTCTCCAGCGCGGGACCGGAAGGGCCCACGGTCACGGCCTTCGACCGGGCGCGGCTGGCCGACGGGCAGGCGCTGCCCGCGGTGAGTACCGGACAGGCCGGCGAGCTGGTCTCGGTGGGGCGGCCGGTCGGGCAGCTGGTCCGCATCGTGCACCCGGAGAACCACCGGCTCGAACCGGACGGAACGGTCGGCGAGATCTGGGTACACGGCCCCCACCTCGCCAGCGGCTACTGGCGGCAACCGGAACGCAGCGCGGAGACCTTCCGGGCCCGAATCGCCGATGCCCCGGCCGGCCTGCCCGACCACGGCTGGCTGCGCACCGGTGACCTCGGTCTCGTGTACGACGGCCAGCTGTACGTCACCGGCAGGCGCAAGGACCTGATCATCGTGGACGGCAGCAACCACTACCCGCAGGACATCGAGGGCACGGTGGCCGGCGCCGACCCGGCGATCCGCCGCGACCGGGTGGCCGCGTTCGGGATCACCGACGAAGCGGGCGAGGGCGTGATGGTGGTCGCCGAGTACGACCGCGACACCGGCGAGGTCGCGCTCGACCCGGACCGGATCGGGCGCTCGGTACGGCGCGCGGTGACCGAGCAGCACGACATCGTCCTGCGGGAGTTCCTGCTGGTAGCGCCGGGTGAGGTGCCCCGTACCTCCAGCGGCAAGGTGGCCAGGGCGGCGGCGCGGGCGCGTTTCTGGCCGGCGCGATAA